The genomic stretch TGCATTACCCCCCACCACCAGCGTCACGGGGAAGTAGAGCATCTTGGCATTAGGCACCATTGCAGGCCAGTAAATGTCTCTGATGCTACTGTACATGTTCCAGAAGAGCTGCAGGTTGGCCTGGTTCACCATGTTCCCAGTCTGCTGCTGGCAGCTGTGGACCAACTCTGTGTTGTTCACCAGCTCCTCCTGGCTAAGGAGGTGGGATAGCATGGTGTCAGGTAAAGTGCTGGTCAAGCCAGAGAGGTTGGAGGCAGTCCAGTGGATCCAGCCATTGCCTTTGAAGTTGATGTTCACCAGCACTAGCCCCTCCACCAGGAAGGGGAAGATGAGTGCAAACCTGGACAGGACATAGCCTCCAGCTCCAATTCCAATGTCAGTCACGTATTTGAACCCAAAATGCTGCACTATGCTGGGGAGCATGGTGGCTAGTGGCTCCGTGGAGGGAAACTGGTACCCCTGAGGGAACTGCCATGCCCCTACCTGCTGCCCAGGGGTGTTGACGCCACACACCACAAAGTGCTTGGTGATCTCCTGCATGTCCTCAATGTTGAAGAAGGTGTTGAAGCACAGCTTGTGGTTGAGGCCCACGTCATGGTAGGTAAGGATGGCCGGGTAGTTCCCCTTGATGGAGCCCCGGATCACTATGTGCAGAAGGCTGAAAGGCATCTCGATAGCATGCTCCCCATCCCACCACTCAGGCACCATGCCGAGGGCAGCATCCCCACCTCCACCAGGAAAAGCAAAGACCTGAGTCACTCGGGCCCACCAGTAGGGGGCAGCTCGGTGGGAGGCGGTCAGCTCTCTCTAATGCTATTTgtttaatgcaaattttattgatatatattcacataccatataatctatccaaaggatacaatcagtggctcacagtatcaacatatatttgtgcattcattgccacaatcaattttagaacattttcattacatcaaaataaagaaaaaattaaaaataacccaaaacatcccataccttataccccctgtgctggtttgtatatattgtgtcgcccagaaaaagccatgttctttgatgcaatcttgtgggggcagactgattaatctttttgattagggtatattctagtttgctaatactgccagaatgcaaaacaccagaaatggattggcttttataaaagggggtttatttggttacaaagttatagtcttaaggccataaagtgtccatcaacaaaggggaccttcactagaggatggccagtggtgtccggaaaatctctgttagctgggaaggcacgtggctggcgtatgctccaaagttctggtttcaaaatggctttctcccaggacattcctctctaggctgcagttcctcaaaaatgtcactcttagttgctgttgaggtgtttgtcctctcttagcttctccagagcaagagtctgctttcaatggccatcttcaaactgtctctcatctgcagctactcgctcagcttctgtgcattcttcaaagtgtccctcttggctgtagctcctcttcaaaatgtcactcacagctgcactgagttccttctgtttttcagttcattttatggctccagtgatttaatttagacccaccctgagtgggtggggtaacacctcaatggaaattatccaatcagagtcatcacccatggttgggtggggcacatctccacagaaacactcaaagaattacaatctaatcaacactgcccacacaagattacatcaaagataacggcattttgggggacataatacattcaaaccggcacagggtatgacctcttgactgaatgtttccttggagattcaacccattcagggtgggtcttgattagtttactggagtcctttaaaaagagctgacagaggcccagatgtttgctgacactggctgatgcttagagatgcttggagttgcaggcagaaggacatttggagatgctaagctaaggacacacaggagc from Choloepus didactylus isolate mChoDid1 chromosome 2, mChoDid1.pri, whole genome shotgun sequence encodes the following:
- the LOC119528026 gene encoding LOW QUALITY PROTEIN: protein NDRG4-like (The sequence of the model RefSeq protein was modified relative to this genomic sequence to represent the inferred CDS: deleted 1 base in 1 codon), with product MPFSLLHIVIRGSIKGNYPAILTYHDVGLNHKLCFNTFFNIEDMQEITKHFVVCGVNTPGQQVGAWQFPQGYQFPSTEPLATMLPSIVQHFGFKYVTDIGIGAGGYVLSRFALIFPFLVEGLVLVNINFKGNGWIHWTASNLSGLTSTLPDTMLSHLLSQEELVNNTELVHSCQQQTGNMVNQANLQLFWNMYSSIRDIYWPAMVPNAKMLYFPVTLVVGGNAPAEDGVVLCNSKLDPTSTTFLKMVGSRGLLQVTEPRKLTEAFKYFLQGMDYMLLVSITQLHLLMTRSWTSSLSSASSVDASHAQACTHMESNKGLNHITPWRCLLKLWAH